In Runella sp. SP2, the genomic window CACTAAGCGTGAGCGGGCCAGCGGCGGGTTTAACCGTCATCGTCCTCAACGCTATTCAGCAAATTGGCTCATTTGAAGCCTTCTTATTGGCAGTTGTGCTTGCTGGAGTAATTCAAATTGTATTGGGGGTTATGAAAGCGGGAATCATCGGTCATTATTTCCCATCGAGTGTCATTAAAGGAATGCTTGCCGCGATTGGTTTGATTCTGGTTTTCAAACAAATTCCGCACGCATTTGGGTATGACAAAGACAGCGAGGGAGACTTTACATTTGTCCAAGTCGATGGTGAGAATACATTCTCGGAGCTTCTAAATGCCGTTAACTTTTTACATCCAGGCGCAGTGATTATCTCAACAATATCACTGCTAATCATCATTTTTTGGGACAAACCTTTTCTAAAAAAATACGCGATTTTTCGGTTAGTTCCTGCGGCACTTGTGGCCGTTGTGGCGGGAGTACTTATCAATAGCTATTTTGAGGTATTTTCTCCTATTCTTGCCCTAAAAAACGACCATTTGGTGAGCCTTCCAGTATCGGGTTCAGTGGAAGCGTTTATTGGGCATTTCACCTTCCCTAACTTTCAAGCTATTTCAAATCCACAGGTAATTATTACCGCTTTCACGATTGGGATAGTAGCAAGTTTGGAGTCGTTGCTGAGTGTTGAAGCTACCGACAAACTCGACCCTTTTAAGCGTAATACACCTACTAATCAAGAGCTTATTGCCCAAGGAACAGGCAACGTTATTGCAGGTCTATTGGGTGGATTGCCATTGACGGCAGTGATTGTTCGAAGCTCTGCCAATATCAATGCGGGTGGAAGAACCAAACTTTCGGGCTTTATTCATGGCGTGTTTTTATTGATAAGTGTCGTCGCTTTTGCAAGCTTGTTAAACAAAATCCCGTTGGCGTGTTTGGCAGCGGTGCTGTTAGTGGTGGGATACAAACTAGCCAAAATTTCTTTATTTAAATCCATGTACAAGCTTGGTTGGAGCCAATTTTTGCCTTTCGTCGTTACGGTTATTGCCATTTTACTAACCGATTTGCTCAAAGGTATTGGCATCGGGATGGCCGTTTCTATCTTTTTTATTTTGCGCAACAACTACAAACAAGCGTATCATTTCAACGAAGCAGGAACGCCCGACAAACGGCAGATTACAATTCAATTGGTAGAAGATGTGACTTTTATCAACAAAGGAGCTATTACACTTACCCTCGATAAATTGCCCAATGATGCCCAAGTGGTCATCGACGGCAGCAAATCACGTTTTATCGACATCGACGTTCTTGAAATTATTCATAATTTTAAAGAAACCGCCCTTTTGAAAGGCATTCAGCTTGAACTAAAAGGAATACCTGAGTTCCAAGGAGTGGCAGGACATTAGTTTATCGCATCATCTCAATCCAATATTTTTAACCCAAGCAAATGAAAGCACACACGAAAGAAACCCAAGCTAACTTAACGCCAAGAAAGGCGCTTGAAATACTGAAAGAAGGAAATTTGCGCTTTATCAAAAACCTGAAGGTGCAACGTGATTTGTTGGAACAGGTCAACGATACGCGTGAAGGACAATGGCCGTTTGCCACCATATTGAGCTGCATTGATAGCCGTACGTCATCCGAATTGATTTTTGACCAAGGTTTAGGCGATATTTTCTCCATTCGCATAGCAGGAAACATCGTCAATACTGACATTTTGGGAAGTATGGAGTTTGCATGCAAAATTGCGGGTTCAAAGCTCATTGTTGTACTTGGACATACCAAATGCGGCGCCGTAAAAGGAGCTTGCGACCACGTAGAAATGGGAAACTTAACGGAGCTTTTGGCTAAGCTTCAACCCTCAGTTTACCAAGAAAAAGAGACAAAATCAGACCGCACGTCTAAGAATAAAGTATTTGTTGAAAATGTAGCTCAAATCAACGTAAAGCGAAATGTAAAAAATATCATTGAGCGCAGCTTCATTTTAGAACAAATGGTAGAAAACGGAGAAATCGGCGTGGTAGGTGCTATGTACAACATTGAGACGGGTGAAGTAGAGTTTTATGACGATGTGATGTACATCCGCGATACCGAAAACCCCGATTTTACGGTAGCAAACCTGCGTGATTTGACCTTGGCTTAGTGAAAAATACCCCGTTGGGTGAAAGGTGTAAAAGCGTTTCGCTATTTTTGTACAACTCATAAAATCGAACCGTAATGACCTTTAAGTACCTCAACAAAGATTTTTCAGCAGGTTTTTCGGTATTTTTAGTGGCGCTCCCGCTGTGTTTAGGCATTGCCTTGGCATCGGGAGCGCCGCTTTTTTCTGGCTTAGTTTCGGGGGTAATCGGCGGATTGGTGGTAGCGTTGCTTTCTGGTTCTGAAATCGCCATTAGTGGCCCCGCCGCTGGGCTAGTTGTCATTGTGTTTGATGCCATCCACGGGTTAGGTGACTACTCCCATTTTCTGACGGCGGTTGTCTTGGCGGGTCTCCTCCAATGGCTACTGGGCTGGTTCAAGGCGGGTCGCCTGAGCGGTTTTGTGCCGTCGAGTGTCATCAGCGGAATGCTCGTTGCCATCGGCATTGTCATCGTTCTCAAACAAATCCCCCATGCCCTTGGCTGGGATGCCGACTACGAAGGCGAATTTGAATTTTTCCAAAACGACCAGCGAAATACCTTTAGCGAAATTATCCAAGCGGTGTTACATCCAACTTGGGGCGCAGGTATCATCAGCGCTGTATGTTTGCTTCTGATACTTTGGTGGGATAAAAAAGCTGAACAGGGTATCAAATTTTTCAAAACCGTTCCAACGGCCTTGGTCGTGGTTGTAATAGGTGTCGTTATTAATCAAGTATTTCGGTGGTTTGCTCCTGCTTTTTACTTGGGAGAATCTAACGACCACATGGTACGAATGCCCAGTTTTCGTACGTTATCTGACCTCAAATCGGCGCTTCATTTTCCATCCCTCGATGCATTGACCAAGCCTGCTGTTTACTTTACCGCTTTTACTTTGGCGATCATTGCAAGCGTCGAGTCTTTGTTTGGACTAGAAGCCGCCGACAAGCTAGACAAGCAACGACGGATTTCATCGCCCAACCAAGAGCTCAAAGCCCAAGGAATTGGCAATCTTCTTTCAGGTTTTCTTGGTGGTCTGCCAATGACAGTCGTGGTGGTTCGTACTTCATTGAACGTATATAGCGACAGCCAAACGCGCCTTTCGGCGTTTATTCAGGGCGTTTTGTTGCTGTTGGCAATGGTGGTTTTTCCCGAAACCCTCAACCACATTCCCCTTGCTAGTCTGGCAGCATTGCTTATATTAGTCGGGTACAAATTGGCCCGAATTGACATTTTTCGCAAAATGTACCTCGAAGGACAAGATCAATTTGTCCCGTTTATTGTGACGATACTAGGGATTATTTTGACCGATTTGTTGATAGGAATAGCCTTAGGATGGATTGTCGGAATCGCGTATGTAATCTATACCAACAATCAGTCGGCCATGACCATAGTACGCGACAAAGAAACCGTTCTGATTTGGTTTAGAAAAGACATTTCGTTTCTCAATAAAGCCAGGTTAAAGGAAGAATTGGCTTCGCTGCAAGCAGGAGACACGGTATTTATTGACGGAGCAAGAGCTCACTTTATTGACCATGACATTTATACTACCCTAAAAGAATTCCGAAAAGATGCCCCCCTGCGCGGTATTCAGGTGGACTTTAAAGGAATTACACGTCGGAAAATAACAAAACGAAAACTCGATGCAAGCATACAAAAAACTCTTATTAGCAAATAAAGCGTGGGCGGCTGAAAAGCTCATGCTCGACGAACACTATTTTGAGGAGTTAGCCGCTGATCAAAAGCCTGAGTTTTTGTGGATTGGCTGTGCCGACAGCCGCGTGCCCGCCAACGAAGTGACAGGCACTGCCCCTGGCGAATTGTTTGTTCACCGAAACGTGGCCAATTTAGTACTTCATACCGACATTAACATGCTCAGCGTGTTGCAGTATGCCGTGGAAGTACTCAAAGTAAAACATATTTTAGTGGTAGGACACTACGGCTGTGGCGGTGTAAAAGCCTCAATGACTAACAAAGACTACGGACTGATTAACAAGTGGTTGCGCAACATCAAAGATGTGTATGAAAAACACGAGACTGAACTCAATGGCATTGCGGAAGAACAAAAACGTTTTGACCGACTGGTGGAGCTAAATGTGGTTGAGCAGGTCAATAATTTAGCTAAAACAACTATTGTGCAACGGTCTTGGCACCAAAGGAACTATCCCCAACTCCACGGATGGGTATTTGACCTACACACGGGGCTTATCAACCCAACGGTAGAGATTTTGCCTGGAGCCGAAATTTCGCCCATTTATCGCTACGATTTTGAAAACGATAAAAAACATGACGAAATTTCGACCGAGTATGAGCATTAGGCAATGATAGACAGTTGATTAAAACTCAATCACAAAACCCAATGCAGGTGTGAAGTTGGCGTCTTCGTTGGCCAAAATGAGTGGTACTCCATTACTGCCGTCGCTTCGTAACGCTAGCCCATCCGTAGTTCTAAATCCAGAATTATCAGCTAACCGCTCAAAGGTGTATTGGGGTAAAGCAGGATTTGTAGTGAGCAATGCGTTTTGTAAGTCAAAAAACAAGTCGATAGATGTCTTCTTGTAATTCCATTTTTTGTCAATGCGGAAATCCACGCGGCTAAATGACCTCAACCGCAGGCTATTGAGTCGAGCATAATCTTCGGTGCCTACGCCCGTGGTGAGGTAATTGCGTTGCGAAGCGACCAAATCAAAGGGCGTATAAGGCGCACCACCTTGGTAGAGCCATTTAAGGCCCAACTCCCAGCCGCGTTTGAACTTATACCCCAATTGCGTCGAAACTAGGTTACGCGTATCCCAAGCTGAGGCCACGTACTTGCCGTCTTTTCCCGAAAATTCAGAACGGAAAAGCGTATAGCTCAAGACCCCAAAGAAGTTTTTGGTCAACTTTTGTTGGACGAAAAACTCAAGCCCACGGCTACGCCCTTTGCCCGTGCTGATAACTGTCTCGTTGCCAATGGCGCCGAAATTACCGCCTTGGTTGGCCAGCGAAATACCATCTCGTAGCGAAACAGGGTAGTTGTCGTATTGCTTCACAAAACCTTCGAGCGTAATGCGCGTAGTAGGTGTTGGGATAAACTCTAAGCCTGCCACAAAATGGTCGGAACGGATGTATTTGCTTGATTTATTGACAAAGTTTCCGTCTTGCTTATACCCCAAAACCGTATAAATCGGGGTTTTGAAATACCGACCCACTGACGCGTTTAAACGCCATTTGTCGCTCAATTGGTAACTCGCCGATAGACGCGGACTAAGGGTCTCAATCGGATTGTTACCATCGGAGGTGAATGAATTCATGTCGGTACGCAAGCCCGCCGAAATATTCAAGCGGTCGTCCACCAACTTGCGGTTTACTTGGGCAAAAGCCCCGAACTTGAAGAAATCAATGGCCGTGTTGAATGCGATGTTTACGGCAGGTTGAACCACCTGTCCTTGGGTATTTTTGACTTCACGGCGCAGTACGTTAAAGAAGTCGTTGTTGTACTTAACGTATTGAAGCATAGCACCGTAACTATATTCCCACTTACCCACAAACTTATTCACATCGAGGCGGAGTTTGTTCTCAATTTCTTGAGATACACTTTTGAGCGCGCGGTAATTTTCGTCACCTTGACGATTGTCTTCAAAGCGGTCAAGGCGGTTGTTGAACATATTTCGGCTAAGTGAAACGTTGAGGTAGCCGTTTTCCAGCAATCGTTTGAGCGAAAATCCAGTCGTATAATTCCACTGATTGATGGTGGGATTAGAACGAAGTACATACTCTTTTTCAGGGGAAGATTCTTTGGGAACCGCAAACGAAAATTCGTCGATGGCCCCCACTCCAATGGCTGTTAATGTAGTCTTTTTGTTGAGTTTGTGCGTGACTTTGTATTGAAAATCCCAGTAATTGGGACGAATAGGGAGGTCAATGGCTTTGAATAAAAATTGCAAATACGAACGACGTACCGATGCCAAAAAAGTGGTTTTGGGCGAAAGCGGCCCTTCAAATGTGCCTGCTACTTCGGTGGAGCTGACTCGAAAGTTGCCTTGGAGGCGTTCGGGGTTTCCTTCGCGCTGACGGAATTGCAATACTGACGACAGTGCATTGTCGTAACGGGCATTGAAGCTACTCGAACTTAACGTGGCGTCTTCAATAAACGATACGTT contains:
- a CDS encoding SulP family inorganic anion transporter, with protein sequence MKGLFKDIKYDLPAGLVVFLVALPLCLGIALASGAPLFSGIITGIVGGLVVSLLSGSALSVSGPAAGLTVIVLNAIQQIGSFEAFLLAVVLAGVIQIVLGVMKAGIIGHYFPSSVIKGMLAAIGLILVFKQIPHAFGYDKDSEGDFTFVQVDGENTFSELLNAVNFLHPGAVIISTISLLIIIFWDKPFLKKYAIFRLVPAALVAVVAGVLINSYFEVFSPILALKNDHLVSLPVSGSVEAFIGHFTFPNFQAISNPQVIITAFTIGIVASLESLLSVEATDKLDPFKRNTPTNQELIAQGTGNVIAGLLGGLPLTAVIVRSSANINAGGRTKLSGFIHGVFLLISVVAFASLLNKIPLACLAAVLLVVGYKLAKISLFKSMYKLGWSQFLPFVVTVIAILLTDLLKGIGIGMAVSIFFILRNNYKQAYHFNEAGTPDKRQITIQLVEDVTFINKGAITLTLDKLPNDAQVVIDGSKSRFIDIDVLEIIHNFKETALLKGIQLELKGIPEFQGVAGH
- a CDS encoding carbonic anhydrase family protein, whose translation is MKAHTKETQANLTPRKALEILKEGNLRFIKNLKVQRDLLEQVNDTREGQWPFATILSCIDSRTSSELIFDQGLGDIFSIRIAGNIVNTDILGSMEFACKIAGSKLIVVLGHTKCGAVKGACDHVEMGNLTELLAKLQPSVYQEKETKSDRTSKNKVFVENVAQINVKRNVKNIIERSFILEQMVENGEIGVVGAMYNIETGEVEFYDDVMYIRDTENPDFTVANLRDLTLA
- a CDS encoding SulP family inorganic anion transporter, whose amino-acid sequence is MTFKYLNKDFSAGFSVFLVALPLCLGIALASGAPLFSGLVSGVIGGLVVALLSGSEIAISGPAAGLVVIVFDAIHGLGDYSHFLTAVVLAGLLQWLLGWFKAGRLSGFVPSSVISGMLVAIGIVIVLKQIPHALGWDADYEGEFEFFQNDQRNTFSEIIQAVLHPTWGAGIISAVCLLLILWWDKKAEQGIKFFKTVPTALVVVVIGVVINQVFRWFAPAFYLGESNDHMVRMPSFRTLSDLKSALHFPSLDALTKPAVYFTAFTLAIIASVESLFGLEAADKLDKQRRISSPNQELKAQGIGNLLSGFLGGLPMTVVVVRTSLNVYSDSQTRLSAFIQGVLLLLAMVVFPETLNHIPLASLAALLILVGYKLARIDIFRKMYLEGQDQFVPFIVTILGIILTDLLIGIALGWIVGIAYVIYTNNQSAMTIVRDKETVLIWFRKDISFLNKARLKEELASLQAGDTVFIDGARAHFIDHDIYTTLKEFRKDAPLRGIQVDFKGITRRKITKRKLDASIQKTLISK
- a CDS encoding carbonic anhydrase, producing the protein MQAYKKLLLANKAWAAEKLMLDEHYFEELAADQKPEFLWIGCADSRVPANEVTGTAPGELFVHRNVANLVLHTDINMLSVLQYAVEVLKVKHILVVGHYGCGGVKASMTNKDYGLINKWLRNIKDVYEKHETELNGIAEEQKRFDRLVELNVVEQVNNLAKTTIVQRSWHQRNYPQLHGWVFDLHTGLINPTVEILPGAEISPIYRYDFENDKKHDEISTEYEH
- a CDS encoding TonB-dependent receptor, whose product is MKTHLFALLLIVSVTNAFAQSTGTILGAVRDKRTQETLIGVTVQIDGTTQGTTTDVDGKFKLTLPVGSYNLKASFVGYKTATKFNVVLTSGNAQQITFDLEEEAVQLTEAKVVYNRSISVASVETPNSIQKLTTEEIKNNPGGNFDISRVIQVLPGVGGTAGSVGGFRNDLIIRGGGPNENVFYLDGIEIPVINHFATQGSSGGPTGILNVSFIEDATLSSSSFNARYDNALSSVLQFRQREGNPERLQGNFRVSSTEVAGTFEGPLSPKTTFLASVRRSYLQFLFKAIDLPIRPNYWDFQYKVTHKLNKKTTLTAIGVGAIDEFSFAVPKESSPEKEYVLRSNPTINQWNYTTGFSLKRLLENGYLNVSLSRNMFNNRLDRFEDNRQGDENYRALKSVSQEIENKLRLDVNKFVGKWEYSYGAMLQYVKYNNDFFNVLRREVKNTQGQVVQPAVNIAFNTAIDFFKFGAFAQVNRKLVDDRLNISAGLRTDMNSFTSDGNNPIETLSPRLSASYQLSDKWRLNASVGRYFKTPIYTVLGYKQDGNFVNKSSKYIRSDHFVAGLEFIPTPTTRITLEGFVKQYDNYPVSLRDGISLANQGGNFGAIGNETVISTGKGRSRGLEFFVQQKLTKNFFGVLSYTLFRSEFSGKDGKYVASAWDTRNLVSTQLGYKFKRGWELGLKWLYQGGAPYTPFDLVASQRNYLTTGVGTEDYARLNSLRLRSFSRVDFRIDKKWNYKKTSIDLFFDLQNALLTTNPALPQYTFERLADNSGFRTTDGLALRSDGSNGVPLILANEDANFTPALGFVIEF